The Candidatus Omnitrophota bacterium genome contains the following window.
AGCTGGAAAGGTCTCATATGCAGGCGGAATACTTCAGAAAGGTTATTGAGCACGCCATCGCCCAAATAGACAATATTGCTCATCTTATTGATAAAGAGGTTTGGGAGGTAAAAAGTTTATAGGCCATGGGTAACATCAAGCCTGTTTTGCCTGTAAAGCTGGTTGTCGGCATCTTGTCTGCTCACGATGCTTCATTCTGCCTTGCCGAAAAACAGCTTATCAGGTTTTTTGGTAAGATTGACTACAGGACCGGCCCGATGGATTTTAACTTTACGGATTATTATACTAATGAGATGGGCCATGGTTTACGCAGGTTTTTTTTAAGTTTCAAGAGGCTTATACAGCCCGGCCAGCTCGCCGGTATAAAAGTAATTACAAATAAACTGGAAAGACGGCTGGCAAAGAAGGCGCTTGTATTAAAACGCACAGTGAACATAGATCCAGGTTATATAACCGATGCCAAGCTTGTGCTTGCCTCTACAAAGGATTACAGCCATCGTATATATCTTTCGTCAGGCATATATGCGGAAACCACGCTTTCTTACCAAAAACATTCTTTTCGGCCGCGTACGTGGACATATCCTGATTATGCCTGTTCGGAATATGTAAGCGTATTTAATCATATACGGGATATATTTATGAGCCAGAGGCCCGGACAAAGCGCATGAATATGAACGGAAGAAGTATTTATTATCACGTGCCTGTTCACAGTCTTATAAAAGATATAAGGTATTATCTGGATTTAGGCGTCAATTTTGAAATCTATATAAATTCAGATTTTATTGATAACCACAACCAGGATAGCATAGAGCTGATAAACAGGGAATTCGCAAAGGTCAAGGCCGCAAAAAGGATACACGGGCCCTTTCTTGACCTTGCCCCGGCAAGTTCTGATACGCGTATCCGTAATCTGTCAAAACAGCGTATGCTTTCCGGCCTGCGTGTATGTAAAGCGCTGGGATGCGACAATATTGTATTGCACAGCCACTATG
Protein-coding sequences here:
- a CDS encoding DUF4416 family protein produces the protein MGNIKPVLPVKLVVGILSAHDASFCLAEKQLIRFFGKIDYRTGPMDFNFTDYYTNEMGHGLRRFFLSFKRLIQPGQLAGIKVITNKLERRLAKKALVLKRTVNIDPGYITDAKLVLASTKDYSHRIYLSSGIYAETTLSYQKHSFRPRTWTYPDYACSEYVSVFNHIRDIFMSQRPGQSA